TTTCCCGGGTGGTGCAGCCTGAGCTTCAGGCGTTATCACAGGCCTCTCAGGAGAGCGCAAGCTGGTATGTGTTAGAAGGCGGGCAGCGTCTGTGCCTGTTCCGGGCAGAAGCATCGCACGGGTTGCGTCACAGCAATCTGCCGGGTACTCAGTTTCCGCTGGACGATTCTGCCATCAGTAAAGTGCTTCGCCACTGGGGCCTTAATGACGCGCTGCCTGAAGGGGAGCCCGCTGTTCCGCTCTATACCGCAGGCGCCCGGGACCCGCATACTGCGGCGTTCGCGATGCCCGTCTTCGGCGTCAATGACAAGCTGATTGCGGCGCTGGCGTTAACCGGGCCTATCTCCAGACTGACTGAAGATCGTCGTGAACAGGGGATCAGCCAGCTAATGCACGCTACCGCCAGCCGACTGTCGCAGAAAATGGGGGCCAGTAAGCCTTTCTGCCAGCAGTTTTACGGGGAAACGCAGGATACTGCGGAAGAGAGCCTCTAAGCATAAAGCGGGACGGGCGTCCCGCTTTTGGTCTGTCTAATGGGTGACCTGCTTTTCATGCAACTGCGCATTGCGAGCCTGGCGTCCCATCACCAGCACCGCGATCCCCCCCGCGACGCACAACCCCGCCAGAGGCAGCATCGCCAGCGTGTGGCTACCCGTCCGCTCGTTGATGATGCCGTAAGCGTTGACCATCACCGCACCGCCGATAAGGTTGGCGATGGCGCCAATTGCGGCCAGCCCCGCAGCAGCCGACGTGCTGCTCATCCAGCCTGACGCCAGTGCCCAGAACGGCCCTTTCATTGAATACGCCCCGATCAGCATGATGCTCAGGATAACAATGGTGGCGGAAAGAGAGACGCTGACAAAGGCGGCAAAGACACCTGCGGCAATCATGAACAGCGTCAGCGCCGTATGCCAGCGGCGTTCGTTGGTTCGGTCAGAACTCCGTCCCCACACAATCATCAGTACGGATGCCAGGCCGTAAGGAATGGCGTTGAACAGCCCCGTCTCCAGATTATCAAGGTGGAACGATTTCAGCAGCTGCGGTGACCAGACGCTGATGGTCGTGCCCGCTGATGACGCGCCTGCGTAAATCAGCGCCAGCAGCCAGATTTGACGGTGCCTGAGCAACTGCCATGTCGTCTGGTGCCCGATATTTTTTTGCTGTTGACGCTCGGTTTCAAGCGTCGTTTCCAGCCACTTTTTCTGTTCCGCGTTAAGCCAGTTAGCCTGGTGCGGACGATCGCGAAGCACAAACCAGGCAGCGACACCCAGCAGGACGGCGGGTAAACCTTCAATGATAAACAGCAGATGCCAGCCGCGCAGACCCAGCCAGCCATCCATTGACAGAATCAACCCGGACAGCGGCGAGCCGATAAAATTGGCCAGCGGGATCGCGACCATAAAGGACGCGATAATTCGCGCACGGTAGCGGGAAGGGATCCACCAGGTCAGAAAGAGTACGACGCCGGGGAAGAAGCCCGCCTCCGCGGCACCCAGCAGAAAACGCACGATATAAAGCGACGTGGTGTTTTGTACCAGCGCCATACACATGGACACCACCCCCCAGCTGATCATAATGCGGGGGATCCACAGACGTGCGCCCACTTTCTGCATCGCCAGATTGCTGGGAACTTCAAACAGAAAATACGCCACGAAATAGAGGCTGCTGGCGAAGCCAAACGCCGCTTTGCTGAGACCGAGATCTTCATTCATCTGTAGCGAAGCCATGCCGATATTGCCGCGATCGATAATGGAGACCAGGTAGCTGACTATCAGAAACGGGAGGATGCGCCAGATCACCTTGCGCATAGTCTCTCTTTCTATGTCCTCAATGGCGGCAGCGCCATTACG
The sequence above is a segment of the Enterobacter hormaechei ATCC 49162 genome. Coding sequences within it:
- a CDS encoding IclR family transcriptional regulator, whose protein sequence is MGNEGVVAVEKALALLDCFRPGDESLTLTALAQLSGYHKTTVYRLMNSLERMNYVVRHDDGNYALGPRLLYLGKLYEQSFHLSRVVQPELQALSQASQESASWYVLEGGQRLCLFRAEASHGLRHSNLPGTQFPLDDSAISKVLRHWGLNDALPEGEPAVPLYTAGARDPHTAAFAMPVFGVNDKLIAALALTGPISRLTEDRREQGISQLMHATASRLSQKMGASKPFCQQFYGETQDTAEESL
- a CDS encoding MFS transporter, producing the protein MTEHIRNGAAAIEDIERETMRKVIWRILPFLIVSYLVSIIDRGNIGMASLQMNEDLGLSKAAFGFASSLYFVAYFLFEVPSNLAMQKVGARLWIPRIMISWGVVSMCMALVQNTTSLYIVRFLLGAAEAGFFPGVVLFLTWWIPSRYRARIIASFMVAIPLANFIGSPLSGLILSMDGWLGLRGWHLLFIIEGLPAVLLGVAAWFVLRDRPHQANWLNAEQKKWLETTLETERQQQKNIGHQTTWQLLRHRQIWLLALIYAGASSAGTTISVWSPQLLKSFHLDNLETGLFNAIPYGLASVLMIVWGRSSDRTNERRWHTALTLFMIAAGVFAAFVSVSLSATIVILSIMLIGAYSMKGPFWALASGWMSSTSAAAGLAAIGAIANLIGGAVMVNAYGIINERTGSHTLAMLPLAGLCVAGGIAVLVMGRQARNAQLHEKQVTH